The DNA region TATTACGTTACGCACCGGGGTGGATCGGGTCAAGACGGATCCGTCAAGGGTACGTCCTTAGAGGGGATTACCTATGGAATGAACGATTTAAAGATCTTTTTTAGTGGTCCGCCGACCTTTTTTAGCAATTGGTCACCACTTGCAACAGCACTTGAGCGAATACCTTGAGCACCACGCTCATCTTCGTATCCCCATTGCAAGAGACTGATTACCGTAGCATAGGCAGGATCTTTTGCGATTTCGATAAGTGGCGTGTGGATAGTGGAGCCTGAAGCGACAACAGCTGGTAAGCGCAATACTCGTCGCGCTACGTCTACAATACCACGTGTTTTTGCGCCACCGCCCGTGATAACAACACCAGCCGATAACATTCCTGAACGGCCAATTTTTTGGAGCTCTTCTTCTATTTTTTCAAAAATTTCTTCTAAACGCGCAACAGCGATATCTGAAATATAACGCGGGTAAGCAAATTCAGATTCTGGCGCACCCAGCTCTTGCAGATCAATCGCCTCCGTATTGGACATATTTTCTGAAACACCATGCACAAAATGCCACTTACATTGCTCTGCCACCTCTAATGAAGTTTGTAATCCAAGCGCAATATCTCGCGTAACGTGATCAGAACCAATAGGCAAAATGACCGCGTGTAATAGCTCTCCGTCTTCAAAAACAGCGAGAGATGTTGTAGTGGCACCAATATTAACGAGCGCTGAACCCAAATCGCGTTGACGTGGTGTTAAAAATGCCTCTGCTGTTGCGAGTGGAGAAAAAACAAGCCCAGTAACATCAACATTGGTACGCATGACAGATTGCGTAATATTACGCACATGTCCAACGAGACCCTGAATAACACAGACCTCTGCTTCAAGACGAGCGCCTTGCATACCAACAGGATCTTTAATGGATTGTTGCCCATCAATGGTGAATCTCTGTGGTAAACGATGTAAGACTTCGTAATTTGCAGAGTGAGAACTTTGAGCCGCATGCTCAAGCACGCGACGATAGTCTTCTTCGCGAATACCGTCTGGATTAGAAATACCGACAACGCCTTTTGTTGGCTTTACTTGTACTTGTGCCCCACCAACACCTACATAGACCTCTGTAACAGGAATACCAATATTACGTTCAACACGATCCAAAACAGCTGATACAGCGCTTGTTACATCATCCAAAGACTGAACGGCGCCTTTCGAAATACCTACGGACAATACCTCGTCCGCTCCAATCATTGAGAGAATTTCGCGGCGATCCGAATCTACCGTCACTTGCCCAACGGCAAGACGGATTGCGGAACTTCCTAGGTCAATGGCGGCAATAAAGCGATCTCTCATAGTGAAAATACGACATCAATAACCCGTGGTCCGGCAATAAAAATGCCGACACAAAGGGCAAAAACGGAGGCAATCAATACCGAAGCGGCCATTAAATCCTTTACTTCACCGGCATATTCATGCAGGCGTGGCTTCGCGAGATCTACCAAGCGTTCTAAACTACTGTTCGCCAATTCTAGCACGAGCACAAGCACTGTCACAAGCAAGAGCGCGAATCTCTCCCAAAGCTCAAAAGGCAAGGCAAAAACAACAATTACTACCAAGACGGCAGCAAGGCTGTGGATACGAAAATTACGCTCTGTTCTAAAAGCAGTTACGATCCCTCGTAAAGCATTCTGAAAGCTACGCCAAAGACTGCGTCCGTTCATACGTTCATGATCCTCTCTAGGAGCTCTTCTTGCAAGCGAAACATCACCATCTCCTCATCTTCAGTAGCATGATCGTATCCCTTAAGGTGTAAAACCCCATGGATCATCAATCGAAGCAATTCTTCTCGTGCTGAGATAGCACGACGCTTGGCTTCTCTTGTGGCATAAGAAGGACAAATAACAATATCCCCTAACTCAAATTCTACGGGTGATTGCATCGCTGGATCTGCGTTAAATGAAAGCACATCTGTAGGTTTATTTATCTTGCGATACTGCTTATTTAATGTCTGAATTCGTTTTGGCGTGACAAAAGAAAGACTCACTAAGGTTGCCTTTCGTATTTTTAATTTTTTTGATAATAATTCTGCAGCGCGCGTGATATCGCGTTCAGAAAGCACTTTTGGCAAAGCCGTAACTCGTGTGAATTGGATCATGGTGATGTTGTTGTGACATTAGGAATATCGACGGTACTTGTTGT from Candidatus Nomurabacteria bacterium includes:
- the ftsA gene encoding cell division protein FtsA, whose translation is MRDRFIAAIDLGSSAIRLAVGQVTVDSDRREILSMIGADEVLSVGISKGAVQSLDDVTSAVSAVLDRVERNIGIPVTEVYVGVGGAQVQVKPTKGVVGISNPDGIREEDYRRVLEHAAQSSHSANYEVLHRLPQRFTIDGQQSIKDPVGMQGARLEAEVCVIQGLVGHVRNITQSVMRTNVDVTGLVFSPLATAEAFLTPRQRDLGSALVNIGATTTSLAVFEDGELLHAVILPIGSDHVTRDIALGLQTSLEVAEQCKWHFVHGVSENMSNTEAIDLQELGAPESEFAYPRYISDIAVARLEEIFEKIEEELQKIGRSGMLSAGVVITGGGAKTRGIVDVARRVLRLPAVVASGSTIHTPLIEIAKDPAYATVISLLQWGYEDERGAQGIRSSAVASGDQLLKKVGGPLKKIFKSFIP
- a CDS encoding diacylglycerol kinase, whose protein sequence is MNGRSLWRSFQNALRGIVTAFRTERNFRIHSLAAVLVVIVVFALPFELWERFALLLVTVLVLVLELANSSLERLVDLAKPRLHEYAGEVKDLMAASVLIASVFALCVGIFIAGPRVIDVVFSL
- the ybeY gene encoding rRNA maturation RNase YbeY codes for the protein MIQFTRVTALPKVLSERDITRAAELLSKKLKIRKATLVSLSFVTPKRIQTLNKQYRKINKPTDVLSFNADPAMQSPVEFELGDIVICPSYATREAKRRAISAREELLRLMIHGVLHLKGYDHATEDEEMVMFRLQEELLERIMNV